The Pararhizobium sp. IMCC21322 sequence GCCTGCTCTGCTGACAAATTTATTGGTGCCGAATTTGAAACTGTCTGACAATCCTGTGGGTGCCACTTTGGGCAGCCAGGCTGGCACCTTCAGCAATATGGTTGCCGCCCGTAACTGTGTTTACGCATCGACCAAAGCGGCGGCGCATGCGGTGACAATTTCGCTCGGGCTCGCGCTCAAGGAACAGGGCATCACCTACATTTCCCTGAGACCCGGCCCGACAAAGACAGACATGCTGCCCGTCGGGGCCAAGTATGAAGCCGATGATTCCGTACGCAAAATGCGCAAGGTGCTCGCAACGGTAACAGCTGAAAACGCGGGCAAGTTCATGGACAGAACCGGCGAAGAAATTCCGCTGTCTTAGGGCAACAGTAACGGTCTATTTACTGTCTGAAATACATCTTTGGATCTGCTGTTGGACGTCTGTAAAAGACATGGCCGGAGCCAGTCGATCATCCGCAAACTGATTCCCAGGGGCCTCTTTGAATGGCCCATGACCATTGCCGTGGAAGGGGTGCTTTCCATTTTGCGGATCAATAATCATGTAATTCGGCGCAACGCCGTCGCCGGTAAGCCCGAAGCGGATGGAGGCTAGTTTGCCTCCATGCTTCACCATATTACCGAGAGCTTTCCTGAAATAGTCAGATTTTTTTACTTCTTCATGAGGATACATTGCGATCTCCATATGGTTTTCAAATAAATTTCAAATAATATAGGCTTCGGGAGCTGATCTTAGAAGAAGCTCAAAGCTTGATAGCGATTTCAATCTGCCGCACAGACACCTGATACAATTCGGCTATTCTCTCGCGATATTTACCAACGATAGCCGATTTGTCCGTTGCTTTTGTTGCAGATAATTGCCTTGGAGGAACTGATCGGAATTTCAGCTTGGACACATCCACACCTAGCGTCTCAAAATCTGTGAACCAAACGGGATTCTGTGACTTGCCCCATGCATCAGCGATATTGACCTCAGCATACTCGGAAATATCAATCTGAATTCTGGGCCTTCCATTGGCAGCCGTCTCATCGACTTCTCTTACACCAGAGATACGTCCGATCAGGAATACCGCACCATGTTCAACATCATGTGGCGCAGACGGGTGCTTGAAATTTCGTACCAGCACTACATACGGGTATTCTTGCACGCGCTCAGCTTTTGCAACCCAGCTGCGCGATCCGCCCTGCTTCAGTATTAATTCGCGTGGCTCGAATGTCAGCAGTGCGATAGCTTGTGTCATATCATGTTCCTTTTTGGTTTTGGAACATGTCATATACTAGTATCGCCACGCTCAGTCAACATGTATAATACAAGTATATGGATATATATTGTTTTTAAGCTTTGCCGTTGAGGCCTTGGCTTTTATGATTCTCTCTGTTTTTGGTTTTGCGCCCACCAGAGTCCTGTCCCGATCACCAGATCAATTCAATGGCCTCGCAATGTCCAATACAATGACTGCGGTCTCACGCCGTTTCACC is a genomic window containing:
- a CDS encoding SDR family NAD(P)-dependent oxidoreductase, which gives rise to MKTVIITGANRGLGLEFARQYSKDDWNVIATCRDLDKAGDLRGLNVKIMQLDVADPSSCKAFTRQLEGQKVDLLINNAGIMGDNTKTALDADRSEWTDAFNINVLAPALLTNLLVPNLKLSDNPVGATLGSQAGTFSNMVAARNCVYASTKAAAHAVTISLGLALKEQGITYISLRPGPTKTDMLPVGAKYEADDSVRKMRKVLATVTAENAGKFMDRTGEEIPLS